A single region of the Pontibacter kalidii genome encodes:
- a CDS encoding 2OG-Fe(II) oxygenase — translation MKEEELEEKLLLKFEQIADRLSEKGYAIVDNFLEPQEVRNLLEVLAHHKEQGTFKKAGIGSADRVVVDKEVRGDYIRWIEPSEALPPTQVFLDRMDEVMRYINRTCFLGLKDYEFHFTVYPPGTVYQRHIDQFKENDHRRLSFICYLNESWLPEHGGNLRLYLPQEDGSEEEVDILPIAGRLACFRADMIPHEVLVATRHRYSLTGWMLDQLNELTFL, via the coding sequence ATGAAAGAAGAAGAGTTAGAAGAAAAGCTGCTACTCAAGTTTGAACAGATCGCCGACAGGCTTTCTGAGAAGGGATACGCCATTGTCGACAATTTCCTGGAGCCGCAGGAGGTGCGTAACCTGCTGGAGGTGCTCGCGCACCACAAGGAGCAGGGCACGTTCAAGAAAGCCGGCATCGGCTCTGCCGACCGTGTAGTGGTAGACAAGGAAGTGCGCGGCGACTATATCCGCTGGATAGAGCCATCAGAGGCGCTACCGCCCACCCAGGTGTTCCTCGACCGCATGGACGAGGTGATGCGCTATATCAACCGCACCTGCTTCTTGGGCCTCAAGGACTATGAGTTCCACTTCACAGTATACCCGCCGGGCACCGTATATCAGCGCCACATCGATCAGTTTAAGGAAAACGACCACCGTCGCCTGTCTTTCATCTGCTATCTGAATGAGAGCTGGCTGCCCGAGCACGGCGGCAACCTGCGTTTATACTTGCCGCAGGAGGATGGTTCCGAAGAGGAAGTGGATATCCTGCCGATCGCCGGCCGCCTGGCCTGCTTCAGAGCGGATATGATCCCGCACGAGGTGCTGGTGGCCACCCGCCACCGCTACAGCCTCACCGGCTGGATGCTGGACCAATTGAACGAGCTGACGTTTTTGTAG
- a CDS encoding sugar phosphate nucleotidyltransferase: protein MKAIIPVAGVGSKLRPHTHTQPKSLVPVADNTILGHIIDKLLEAGIDDFVFIIGYLGEKVERYVRQKYPQAKAEFVVQEPREGLGHALWVARHTFEGEESVLIMLGDAIVDVDLEAIIQAPYSVLGVKKVAKPSLFGVTEMGHDEFVVKVVEKPKIPKSNFALVGLYKIVHPQKLIASLQHIITEDVKTQGEYHLTDALMHMIKNGEKMVPWSVDHWFDCGRKETLLQANATLLSRPKFRERDYSRLCPGCIIIPPVSIGEGCTITNSIIGPNVAIGDSTTITNCVLSNSIIGSYSELRFAVMHDSIIGSDASFKGFSHSLNIGDSTEINFGQ from the coding sequence ATGAAAGCAATTATACCTGTAGCTGGCGTTGGTTCAAAGCTTCGGCCGCACACGCACACGCAGCCTAAGTCGCTAGTGCCTGTGGCCGATAATACCATACTGGGCCATATTATAGATAAACTGCTGGAGGCGGGTATAGACGACTTCGTGTTCATCATCGGGTACTTAGGCGAGAAGGTGGAGCGCTACGTGCGACAGAAGTACCCGCAGGCGAAGGCCGAGTTTGTGGTGCAGGAACCGCGTGAGGGCCTGGGGCATGCGCTGTGGGTGGCGCGCCATACTTTCGAGGGCGAGGAGAGTGTGCTGATCATGCTCGGCGATGCCATTGTGGACGTAGACCTGGAAGCCATCATACAGGCGCCATACTCGGTGCTGGGCGTCAAGAAGGTGGCCAAGCCGTCACTTTTTGGTGTTACCGAGATGGGCCACGATGAGTTTGTGGTGAAGGTGGTGGAGAAGCCGAAGATTCCGAAGTCGAACTTTGCGCTGGTGGGGCTTTACAAGATCGTGCATCCGCAGAAACTCATTGCTTCGTTGCAGCACATCATAACAGAGGACGTGAAAACCCAGGGCGAGTATCACCTGACCGATGCCCTGATGCACATGATCAAGAACGGGGAGAAGATGGTGCCCTGGAGTGTGGACCACTGGTTTGACTGCGGCCGCAAGGAGACGCTGCTGCAGGCCAACGCCACGCTGCTCAGCCGCCCTAAGTTCCGCGAGCGCGATTACAGCAGGCTTTGCCCGGGCTGCATCATCATCCCGCCGGTAAGTATAGGCGAGGGCTGCACCATCACGAACTCTATCATTGGTCCCAATGTAGCTATCGGCGATAGCACCACTATTACCAACTGCGTGCTGAGCAATTCCATTATCGGTTCTTATTCCGAGCTGCGTTTCGCTGTGATGCACGACTCTATCATCGGCAGCGATGCCTCCTTCAAGGGCTTCAGCCACAGCCTCAACATCGGCGACAGCACAGAGATTAATTTCGGACAGTAG
- a CDS encoding LemA family protein: protein MKRLFFYLIGFVMISSLSSCGYNTMVQKDETVESQWANVQNAYQRRADLVPNLVNTVKGAANFERETLTDVIEARAKATSVNISPDNLTPENIERFQQAQGELSGALSRLLVSVERYPELKANQNFLELQAQLEGTENRIAVERRKFNETVQDYNSYIRSFPRNLIAGMFDFERKGYFEAEAGAQQAPTVEF, encoded by the coding sequence ATGAAAAGACTGTTTTTTTACCTCATCGGATTCGTGATGATCAGTTCCTTGTCGTCGTGTGGCTACAACACAATGGTGCAGAAAGATGAGACGGTGGAATCCCAATGGGCCAACGTGCAGAACGCTTACCAGCGCCGCGCCGACCTGGTTCCGAACCTGGTGAACACAGTAAAGGGAGCCGCCAACTTCGAGCGCGAAACCCTTACTGACGTGATTGAGGCCCGAGCCAAGGCCACCAGCGTCAACATCAGCCCCGACAACCTCACCCCCGAGAATATTGAGCGCTTCCAGCAGGCACAGGGCGAGCTGAGCGGTGCCTTGAGCCGCTTGCTGGTATCCGTAGAGAGATACCCGGAGCTGAAGGCGAACCAGAACTTCCTGGAGCTGCAGGCGCAGCTGGAGGGCACCGAAAACCGCATTGCCGTGGAACGGCGCAAGTTTAACGAGACCGTCCAGGACTATAACTCCTACATCCGCTCTTTCCCGCGCAACCTGATAGCCGGCATGTTCGATTTCGAGCGGAAGGGCTATTTCGAAGCAGAGGCCGGCGCCCAGCAGGCTCCTACGGTGGAATTTTAA
- a CDS encoding TPM domain-containing protein, with translation MPRDTITPAEEQKIIAAIQEAEQQTSGEIRVHVESNCDKDVLDRATEVFAELHMHQTELRNGVLFYVALEDHQFAVLGDAGINATVPDHFWEDITAEVIKHFKHKKYAEGLAQGIRMAGQQLKTHFPYDRHGDTNELSDDVSFGE, from the coding sequence ATGCCTAGAGACACGATAACGCCCGCCGAGGAGCAGAAGATAATAGCGGCCATACAGGAAGCTGAGCAGCAAACCTCTGGCGAGATACGGGTGCACGTGGAGAGCAACTGCGATAAGGATGTGCTGGACCGCGCCACCGAGGTGTTTGCCGAACTGCACATGCACCAGACCGAGCTCCGCAATGGGGTCCTGTTTTACGTAGCCCTGGAAGACCACCAGTTTGCCGTGCTCGGCGATGCCGGCATCAACGCCACCGTGCCGGATCATTTTTGGGAGGACATTACGGCCGAGGTGATAAAGCACTTCAAGCATAAAAAGTATGCCGAAGGGCTGGCACAAGGTATCCGCATGGCCGGCCAGCAACTGAAGACCCACTTCCCCTACGATCGCCACGGCGACACCAACGAACTAAGCGACGACGTCTCCTTCGGAGAATAA
- a CDS encoding TPM domain-containing protein — MKHLSLFLYFCFLNLAAFAQSSDFPAKPNRLVNDYADMLSAQEEQALEQKLVNYADTTSTQIAVALVTSIGGYDPNQYAAELGELWGVGGGEYDNGIIILVAKEERTVTIQTGYGLEEYIPDAIAKRITERTLKPAFSQGQFYQGLDQATSLIIELASGAYQADPSQLGENEGGPSLLFIIILVMVVVFILSRIGGGGGGRGGRRYARTFGGPIIVPGGFGTFRSGGGMFGGGGGGFGGGGGGFGGFGGGSFGGGGASSSW; from the coding sequence ATGAAGCACTTATCCCTTTTCCTATACTTCTGTTTTCTAAACCTGGCAGCCTTTGCGCAAAGCAGCGATTTTCCGGCCAAGCCCAACCGCCTGGTCAACGATTACGCCGACATGCTTTCCGCACAGGAAGAGCAGGCGCTGGAGCAGAAGCTGGTGAATTATGCCGACACTACCTCCACGCAGATCGCGGTGGCGCTGGTTACCTCTATCGGCGGCTACGACCCGAACCAGTATGCCGCCGAGCTGGGCGAGCTGTGGGGCGTGGGCGGCGGCGAGTATGACAACGGCATTATTATACTTGTAGCAAAGGAGGAGCGCACTGTTACCATTCAGACCGGCTACGGGCTGGAAGAGTATATTCCGGATGCCATTGCCAAACGCATCACCGAGCGGACCTTAAAGCCAGCCTTCTCGCAAGGGCAGTTCTACCAGGGCCTCGACCAGGCCACCAGCCTTATTATAGAACTGGCGAGCGGCGCTTATCAGGCCGACCCGTCTCAGTTAGGTGAAAACGAAGGCGGACCATCGCTGCTGTTTATCATCATATTGGTGATGGTGGTAGTGTTTATACTTTCGAGGATTGGCGGAGGAGGTGGAGGCCGTGGAGGCAGACGCTATGCCCGTACCTTCGGCGGCCCTATCATTGTGCCCGGTGGCTTCGGCACCTTCCGCTCCGGCGGCGGTATGTTTGGCGGCGGCGGCGGCGGCTTTGGTGGAGGCGGGGGAGGCTTCGGCGGCTTTGGCGGGGGCTCTTTCGGAGGCGGCGGCGCCAGCAGCAGTTGGTAA
- a CDS encoding ATP-binding protein gives MKIFGDSIKTKVVVGFTLALSIVAAAIYLTYSSFTKLLDSVEMLSQPNHKLVELQQTLSTIATAESAIRAYTLTTNEEHFRAYLGHLDTIQSRIDSLEHLMQDSPRELAQVDSISVLLQEKHKSLDLYVALKKQQKEHTYSGKAMRQIASTARQKPLSTTIHKSTTTTISDRLNLNGTDEEVEVELPQVEEKEDKRGFFGKLFTKKEKPVTELPPPPKVIMPQLQVKQEVEIDTSIADVPVASLNQVRRILHNVQREADEQARKLQAKELALLQQDKQVMDQIRTMMHELERHEHEKAELNSAKARQVAQETSTIMLAIGLLGLGSGIGFILIILRDLTRSNNYKSRLIKAQKEAVKLARAKEAFVANMSHEMRTPLNVVLGFTQQLRHTPLQPEQAEHLQAIDGAGQHLLHIVNDVLDLSKMEAGKLQINHTPFSLRQLLTQVEQAFALKASSKDIQLSLSVDATIPDNLCADALRLKQVLFNLVDNAIKFTHQGQVHVDVRLRSRRRSRVALSIAVADTGIGIPQERLQHVFGEFNQADDSILRKYGGTGLGLSISKKLVDMQGGTLTVNSAANEGTTFTIVLPMQVSQEELPASPAEAAPLPVSFRGLKALVVDDDAYSRTLCNLILSRWGMQVHLANDGQEALDLVQQHSFDIVLTDIQLPGMSGKTVARNIRKLDKQVPIIALTANILSNDAGFFKNSAITGHVLKPFTEQELHQKIAQALPADPIAPEAVPAARGTVTETAATPEAKELYDLSEMRLFTGDDHQALAAVLEVLVKDQEQNLEQLRQAADTQDWEAAGNMAHKMLTAFKHMKAHTVTPHLMQLEQALHTGHQEGTVLKQAVEAVQPQVQQVLRALQRELQSINEMAEAG, from the coding sequence ATGAAGATATTCGGGGATAGCATTAAAACCAAGGTGGTGGTGGGCTTTACGCTGGCACTGAGCATCGTGGCGGCAGCCATCTACCTCACCTACTCCAGCTTTACCAAACTGCTCGATTCCGTGGAAATGCTCTCGCAGCCAAATCATAAACTGGTGGAGCTTCAGCAAACCCTCTCGACTATTGCCACCGCCGAGAGTGCCATCCGCGCCTATACCCTTACCACCAACGAGGAGCATTTTAGAGCTTACCTGGGCCACCTCGACACCATCCAAAGCCGGATAGACTCCCTGGAGCACCTGATGCAGGACAGCCCCCGGGAACTCGCGCAGGTAGACTCCATCTCCGTGCTGCTGCAGGAAAAGCACAAGAGCCTGGACCTGTACGTGGCCCTGAAAAAGCAGCAGAAAGAGCATACCTACTCCGGCAAGGCCATGCGCCAGATCGCCTCCACGGCCAGGCAGAAGCCGCTCTCTACCACTATCCACAAGAGCACCACGACCACCATCTCTGACCGCCTGAACCTGAACGGCACCGACGAGGAGGTAGAGGTGGAGCTCCCACAGGTAGAGGAGAAGGAGGACAAAAGAGGGTTTTTCGGCAAGCTGTTCACCAAAAAGGAAAAGCCCGTAACCGAGCTTCCGCCGCCTCCCAAGGTCATTATGCCCCAACTGCAGGTAAAGCAGGAGGTGGAGATAGATACCAGCATAGCCGATGTACCGGTTGCCTCCCTCAACCAGGTGCGCCGCATTCTGCATAACGTGCAGCGCGAAGCCGACGAGCAGGCCCGCAAGCTTCAGGCCAAGGAATTGGCCCTGCTGCAGCAGGACAAGCAGGTGATGGACCAGATTCGGACCATGATGCACGAGCTGGAGCGCCACGAGCATGAAAAGGCCGAGCTTAACTCTGCCAAGGCACGCCAGGTGGCCCAGGAGACATCCACTATCATGCTCGCCATAGGCTTGCTTGGCCTGGGTAGTGGCATTGGGTTTATCCTCATCATCCTCCGCGACCTTACACGCAGCAACAACTATAAATCAAGGTTGATAAAGGCCCAGAAGGAAGCCGTGAAGCTTGCCCGCGCCAAAGAGGCCTTTGTGGCTAACATGAGCCACGAGATGCGCACGCCGCTGAACGTGGTGCTGGGCTTTACGCAACAGTTGCGCCATACCCCGCTGCAACCGGAGCAGGCAGAGCACCTGCAGGCCATAGACGGGGCCGGTCAACACCTGCTCCACATCGTGAACGACGTACTGGACCTTTCTAAAATGGAAGCGGGCAAGCTGCAGATAAATCATACGCCGTTCAGCCTGCGCCAGCTCCTCACGCAGGTAGAGCAGGCCTTTGCCTTGAAGGCATCCAGCAAAGATATACAGCTTAGCCTCAGCGTTGACGCAACCATACCTGACAACTTGTGTGCCGATGCGCTGCGCCTGAAGCAGGTGCTGTTTAACCTGGTGGATAACGCCATTAAGTTTACCCACCAGGGGCAGGTGCATGTAGATGTGCGCCTGCGCAGCCGCCGCCGTAGCCGCGTAGCCTTAAGTATAGCTGTGGCTGATACCGGCATAGGTATACCGCAGGAGCGCCTGCAGCACGTGTTCGGGGAGTTTAACCAGGCCGATGATTCCATCCTTCGCAAGTATGGCGGCACCGGGCTGGGGCTCTCTATCAGTAAAAAGCTGGTGGATATGCAAGGCGGAACACTTACCGTAAACAGTGCAGCCAACGAGGGCACCACCTTTACCATCGTGCTGCCGATGCAGGTATCGCAGGAAGAATTGCCTGCTTCTCCGGCTGAGGCTGCGCCTTTACCTGTTTCATTCAGAGGGCTTAAGGCCCTGGTGGTGGATGATGATGCCTACAGCCGCACCCTTTGTAACCTGATCCTGAGCCGTTGGGGCATGCAGGTGCACCTGGCCAACGATGGGCAGGAGGCACTGGATCTGGTGCAGCAGCATTCGTTCGATATCGTCTTGACCGATATTCAGTTGCCGGGCATGAGCGGTAAAACCGTAGCCCGCAACATCCGCAAGCTCGATAAGCAGGTGCCGATCATCGCTCTCACGGCCAATATTCTGAGCAACGACGCCGGTTTCTTTAAGAACTCCGCTATTACAGGCCACGTGCTAAAGCCGTTTACAGAACAGGAACTGCATCAGAAAATAGCCCAGGCCCTGCCTGCCGACCCTATCGCTCCGGAAGCCGTGCCTGCGGCGAGAGGCACTGTCACAGAGACCGCAGCAACACCTGAAGCAAAAGAGTTGTATGACTTGAGTGAGATGCGCCTGTTCACAGGAGATGATCACCAGGCATTGGCCGCCGTGCTGGAGGTGCTGGTAAAGGACCAGGAGCAGAACCTGGAGCAATTGCGGCAAGCTGCCGATACCCAGGATTGGGAAGCGGCAGGCAACATGGCACACAAGATGCTGACTGCCTTTAAACATATGAAAGCCCACACGGTAACACCACACTTGATGCAACTGGAGCAGGCGCTGCACACCGGACATCAGGAGGGTACGGTGCTGAAGCAAGCCGTGGAGGCAGTACAGCCACAGGTACAGCAGGTGTTACGGGCCCTGCAGCGAGAGCTTCAAAGTATAAACGAGATGGCCGAGGCCGGCTAA
- a CDS encoding sigma-54-dependent transcriptional regulator, producing the protein MPKILLIDDDPAFCLMLRGFLQRQEYEVATAYTANDGLRQLKGQSFDLILTDFRLPDKDGLELLSQIRVLTQEVPVILMTTYADIRTAVRAIKMGAFEYITKPINPDETLLVIKNALAKKAEPKQGTTAIAQAGSLQFVRGQSAQAEQIEEFISLVAPTNLSVIIEGESGTGKEYVARMIHQQSKRHNKPFIAIDCGALSKELAGSELFGYVRGAFTGAQKDKEGQFEAAEGGTLFLDEIGNLPYEVQVKLLRALQERKVRKLGSTTDQDVDVRVLAATNEDLVQAVSNGQFREDLYHRLNEFKINIPALRERDGDVVLFADHFLQQANRELEKEVEGFDAAAEEALLKYNWPGNLRELKNVVKRAVLLAKAEYVTLQELPQEIVSYTPAPAQQAAVSYASAPDPMETDLKSINERNEREMIMTMLERVKYNKSKAARLLNIDRKTLYNKLKLYNIEI; encoded by the coding sequence ATGCCAAAAATACTTCTGATTGATGACGATCCAGCTTTCTGCCTGATGCTGAGGGGCTTCCTGCAGCGCCAAGAGTATGAGGTAGCCACGGCCTACACCGCAAACGACGGGCTTCGCCAGCTCAAGGGGCAGAGTTTCGACCTGATCCTGACGGACTTCCGGCTGCCGGATAAAGACGGCCTGGAGCTGCTCTCGCAGATACGCGTGCTGACGCAGGAGGTGCCCGTTATCCTGATGACAACCTATGCTGATATCCGCACGGCGGTGAGAGCGATCAAGATGGGCGCCTTCGAATACATCACCAAGCCCATCAACCCCGACGAGACACTGTTGGTCATCAAAAACGCTTTGGCCAAGAAAGCAGAGCCAAAGCAAGGGACAACCGCTATTGCCCAGGCAGGCAGCCTGCAGTTTGTGCGTGGCCAGAGCGCGCAGGCCGAGCAGATAGAGGAGTTTATCTCGCTGGTGGCCCCCACCAACCTTTCCGTGATAATAGAAGGCGAGAGCGGCACGGGCAAGGAGTATGTGGCCCGCATGATACACCAGCAAAGCAAGCGCCATAACAAGCCCTTTATAGCCATAGACTGCGGCGCCCTGTCGAAAGAACTGGCGGGCAGTGAGCTGTTTGGTTATGTGAGAGGTGCCTTTACGGGTGCCCAGAAAGATAAAGAAGGCCAGTTTGAGGCTGCCGAGGGCGGCACCTTGTTCCTGGATGAGATTGGGAACCTGCCTTACGAGGTGCAGGTAAAACTGCTGCGTGCCCTGCAGGAGCGCAAAGTGCGCAAGTTGGGCAGCACTACCGACCAGGATGTGGACGTGCGCGTGCTGGCCGCCACCAATGAGGACCTGGTGCAGGCCGTGTCGAACGGTCAGTTCAGGGAGGATTTATACCACCGCCTGAACGAGTTTAAGATAAACATACCGGCACTGCGCGAGCGCGATGGCGATGTGGTGCTGTTTGCAGACCATTTTCTACAGCAGGCAAACCGCGAGCTGGAGAAGGAGGTGGAGGGTTTTGATGCCGCCGCCGAAGAGGCGCTGCTAAAGTATAACTGGCCGGGTAACCTGCGCGAGCTCAAGAACGTGGTGAAACGGGCTGTGCTGCTTGCTAAGGCTGAGTATGTTACGCTGCAGGAACTCCCGCAGGAGATCGTGTCCTATACGCCTGCACCGGCACAGCAGGCTGCGGTAAGCTATGCCTCGGCACCTGACCCGATGGAGACGGATCTTAAAAGTATAAATGAGCGCAACGAGCGCGAGATGATCATGACCATGCTGGAGCGCGTGAAGTATAACAAGTCCAAAGCAGCGCGCCTGCTAAACATAGACCGCAAGACACTGTACAACAAACTCAAACTTTATAACATCGAGATCTAA
- the polA gene encoding DNA polymerase I: MSEPRKKLFLLDALALIYRAHFAFSKNPRINSKGMNTGAALGFTNTLVEVLQKEQPTHIGVAFDSAAKTFRHDNFADYKANRQAQPEDISIAIPYCKKIVEAFNIPVLIMDGYEADDIIGTLAQKAEKAGFDVYMMTPDKDYCQLVTEHIFLYKPAFMGNAIEVWDVQKVLEKWEIERVEQVIDILGLQGDAVDNIPGIPGIGEKTAKSLIQRFGSVENLLANTDQLKGKQKENVEKFADQGMMSKELATIHCDVPVPFSEEGLHFDGPNEERVAELFAELEFRQLTQRVLGKSLGETAVAAPAAKGSRKGKAAAANQTSLFGAPAAAAEAAEVAEDAIPATMQSIKTTLHDYHLINTPQLRQSLVQYLLKQEEISWDTETTGIDPITAKLVGMSFCYRPGEAYYVPVPPHNLEEAQRILDELRPVLENPNIAKVGQNIKYDILVLKKYKIEVQGPIFDTMLAHYLLEPEMRHNMDVLAETYLNYSPVPITDLIGPKGKNQKTMADLEPEEVKDYACEDADVTLRLKLYFEPLLQEQGLMKLFRDVENPLVQVLADVENEGMRIDSEALADFSTQLESEIINIEKRIFEIAGTQFNIGSPKQLGEILFDRLELHGKSKIKKTKTGQHATGEEILSKLAGEHEIVRLILDHRQLTKLKSTYIDALPQLVCELDGRVHTSFNQAVTATGRLSSTNPNLQNIPIRTERGREIRKAFVARDSKHQIISADYSQIELRIMADFSGDPTMKEAFKNGLDIHASTASKVFHVPLEQVDSEMRRKAKTVNFGIIYGISAFGLAERLGIARREAADIIEAYFHEFPAVKEYMDTTIEKARELEYAETLLGRRRYLRDINSRNQTIRAFAERNAINAPIQGTAADIIKIAMINIHDYLRQEKLQTRMILQVHDELLFDAPKEEIEIVTPKIVELMTNALPLSVPMEVGLGVGDNWLEAH; the protein is encoded by the coding sequence ATGAGCGAACCACGAAAGAAACTTTTCCTGCTAGATGCCCTGGCATTGATCTACCGCGCGCACTTTGCCTTCAGCAAGAACCCGCGCATCAACTCCAAAGGCATGAACACCGGCGCCGCCCTTGGCTTTACCAACACCCTGGTAGAGGTACTGCAGAAGGAGCAGCCCACCCACATCGGCGTAGCCTTCGACTCGGCCGCCAAGACTTTCCGCCACGACAACTTCGCCGACTATAAGGCAAACCGGCAGGCCCAGCCCGAGGATATCTCCATTGCCATCCCTTACTGTAAGAAGATAGTGGAGGCTTTTAATATCCCGGTGCTCATCATGGATGGCTACGAGGCCGACGACATCATCGGCACGCTGGCGCAGAAGGCCGAGAAAGCGGGTTTCGATGTGTACATGATGACGCCCGACAAGGACTACTGCCAGCTGGTAACCGAGCACATCTTCCTGTACAAGCCCGCCTTCATGGGCAATGCCATCGAAGTATGGGACGTGCAAAAGGTGCTGGAGAAATGGGAGATTGAGCGCGTGGAGCAGGTAATTGATATACTTGGTTTGCAGGGCGATGCCGTGGACAATATCCCGGGCATACCCGGTATCGGCGAGAAAACAGCAAAATCGCTGATCCAACGCTTCGGCTCCGTGGAGAACCTGCTCGCCAACACCGACCAGCTGAAGGGCAAGCAGAAAGAGAACGTGGAGAAGTTTGCTGACCAGGGCATGATGTCGAAGGAGCTGGCGACCATACATTGCGATGTGCCGGTTCCGTTTAGTGAGGAGGGCCTGCATTTCGACGGCCCGAACGAGGAGCGCGTGGCGGAGCTGTTTGCCGAGCTGGAGTTCCGGCAGCTGACGCAGCGCGTACTGGGCAAGAGCCTGGGCGAGACAGCTGTTGCCGCGCCCGCCGCTAAGGGAAGCAGAAAAGGCAAGGCCGCGGCCGCTAACCAAACGTCGCTTTTCGGTGCTCCTGCCGCTGCTGCAGAAGCTGCTGAAGTGGCCGAAGACGCCATTCCGGCCACGATGCAAAGTATAAAAACCACGCTGCACGACTACCACCTCATCAATACCCCCCAGCTGCGCCAAAGCCTGGTGCAGTACCTTTTAAAGCAGGAGGAAATCTCCTGGGACACCGAGACCACCGGCATAGACCCGATCACGGCCAAGCTGGTGGGCATGTCATTCTGCTACCGCCCCGGTGAGGCCTATTACGTGCCGGTGCCGCCTCACAATCTGGAGGAGGCCCAACGTATTCTAGATGAGCTCCGGCCGGTGCTGGAGAACCCGAACATCGCTAAGGTTGGCCAGAACATCAAGTACGATATCCTGGTGCTGAAGAAGTATAAAATAGAGGTGCAGGGGCCGATCTTTGACACCATGCTGGCGCACTACCTGTTGGAGCCCGAGATGCGCCACAACATGGACGTGCTGGCCGAAACCTACCTTAACTACAGCCCGGTACCCATCACCGACCTGATCGGCCCGAAAGGCAAGAACCAGAAAACCATGGCCGACCTGGAGCCGGAGGAGGTAAAAGACTATGCCTGCGAGGATGCCGACGTAACGCTGCGCCTGAAGTTATACTTTGAACCGCTACTGCAGGAACAGGGCCTGATGAAGCTGTTCCGCGATGTGGAGAACCCGCTGGTGCAAGTGCTGGCCGACGTGGAAAACGAGGGCATGCGAATTGATTCCGAGGCCCTGGCTGATTTCTCCACGCAGCTCGAGAGCGAGATCATCAACATAGAGAAGCGCATTTTCGAGATTGCCGGCACCCAGTTTAACATCGGGTCGCCAAAACAGTTGGGCGAGATCCTGTTTGACAGGCTGGAGCTGCACGGCAAATCCAAGATCAAGAAAACCAAAACCGGGCAACATGCCACCGGCGAGGAGATCCTGTCGAAACTGGCGGGCGAGCATGAGATTGTCCGGCTTATTCTGGACCACCGCCAGCTCACGAAGCTGAAATCCACGTACATTGATGCGCTGCCGCAGCTGGTGTGCGAGCTAGATGGCCGTGTGCATACTTCCTTTAACCAGGCGGTGACGGCCACAGGCCGCCTCAGCTCCACGAACCCGAACCTGCAGAACATCCCGATCCGCACAGAGCGCGGGCGCGAGATCCGAAAGGCCTTTGTAGCCCGTGACAGCAAGCACCAGATCATTTCCGCCGACTACTCGCAGATTGAGCTGCGCATTATGGCTGATTTCAGCGGCGACCCCACCATGAAGGAAGCCTTCAAGAATGGGCTGGACATTCACGCCTCCACGGCCAGCAAGGTGTTTCATGTGCCCCTGGAGCAGGTGGACAGCGAGATGCGCCGCAAGGCCAAGACGGTAAACTTCGGCATCATCTACGGCATTTCGGCCTTTGGCCTGGCAGAGCGCCTGGGCATTGCGCGCCGCGAGGCCGCCGATATCATTGAAGCATACTTCCACGAGTTCCCGGCCGTGAAGGAGTACATGGATACCACCATTGAGAAAGCCCGTGAGCTGGAGTACGCCGAAACGTTGCTGGGCCGCCGCCGCTACCTCCGCGACATTAACTCGCGCAACCAAACCATCCGTGCCTTTGCCGAGCGCAACGCCATCAACGCGCCTATCCAAGGTACCGCCGCTGATATCATCAAGATCGCCATGATCAACATACACGATTACCTGCGCCAGGAGAAGCTGCAGACGCGCATGATCCTGCAGGTACATGACGAATTGTTGTTCGACGCCCCGAAAGAGGAAATCGAGATCGTGACGCCAAAAATTGTGGAGCTGATGACCAATGCCCTCCCGCTCAGCGTGCCCATGGAAGTTGGCCTGGGTGTAGGCGACAACTGGCTGGAAGCGCATTAA